A single window of Salminus brasiliensis chromosome 18, fSalBra1.hap2, whole genome shotgun sequence DNA harbors:
- the st14b gene encoding ST14 transmembrane serine protease matriptase b: protein MEPMEKEVNSPGPPDDSLDASMQFLPDSEAKKMENTRFACRTIVVTVLIILAAVLALLVGLLVWHFHLRTEGRVKKVFSGSMTISNHNFLEEYEDYNSVQFKELASRVSKQMKGVYSHEPILSRYYINTIVQAFSEASNDTVVAYYLSEFNVPVAKASAVNEAIKSIEQDEGSKQGRKRLGLEHKPSNSLLFKNMMSGAVDARMVNSNLRGHFKNAHHARTGETGFIQSPNFPNSPYPPNIYTEWQLRADPAHRIRLEFTALNLEKECQNDFIRLYDSLVPTEKQVMVEKCGYYNPTEQPMYLSSGNVMLVTLVTNGEKNFPGFRAIYSQVPIEIQGCGGKLTGMNGTFSSPGFPSYYPPKIQCVWDIEVPAGKHVRVKFNKFSMREPGETPNHCPKDYLEINNHRMCGEKPANTVRSSRTNQMTVKFFSDMSYVDMGFSAEFEAFQPNNPCPEQFQCDNDVCVDPKLKCDGYDDCGDMSDERDCVCSEEIHVKCKNGFCKPKYWWCDGVNDCGDNTDEENCGPLCKTWEVPCRNGRCVPEHKKCDGHNDCGDGTDESECPRSIVLSCSEYTYKCKNNNCISKQNPQCDGEQDCEDGSDEEDCDCGTRPYKSSRIVGGEESSEGEWPWQVSLHMRGEGHVCGASVISSLWLITAAHCVQDTEKFKYSQSDQWEVYLGLHTQHHASEGSVQKNLKRIISHPEYDPKTYDNDIALMELDSPVTLSQNIWPICLPAATHEFPAGLDVWITGWGQTREEGSLATVLQKAEVRIINDTVCNQLMNNEVTPRMICAGVLTGGVDACQGDSGGPMSSVDPDSGRLFLAGVVSWGDGCGRKNKPGVYTRVTKYRNWIREESGV from the exons ATGGAGCCCATGGAGAAGGAGGTTAACAGCCCAGGTCCTCCG GATGATAGCCTGGACGCCTCAATGCAGTTTCTCCCTGACTCTGAAGCTAAGAAGATGGAGAATACAAGATTTGCATGCAGAACCATCGTAGTAACCGTCCTGATTATATTAGCTGCTGTCCTTGCACTGCTAGTTGGCCTGCTGGTGTGGCACTTCCATT TAAGGAcagagggcagagtgaagaaggTATTCAGTGGTTCCATGACAATATCCAATCACAATTTCTTAGAGGAATATGAGGACTATAACAGTGTGCAGTTCAAAGAGCTGGCCTCACGGGTCTCAAAACAA ATGAAGGGTGTATACAGTCATGAACCAATACTGTCTCGCTATTACATCAACACCATTGTTCAAGCCTTCAG TGAGGCCAGTAATGACACTGTCGTAGCCTACTACCTCTCTGAGTTTAATGTACCAGTGGCTAAGGCATCTGCTGTAAATGAGGCCATTAAATCCATTGAGCAGGACGAGGGATCTAAGCAAGGCCGCAAAAGACTAGGCCTGGAACACAAACCTTCCAATTCCCTGCTTTTCAAAAACATGATGTCTGGAG CTGTGGATGCTCGAATGGTTAATTCCAATCTTAGAG gtCACTTTAAGAATGCCCACCACGCTCGTACAGGAGAGACAGGCTTTATCCAGTCTCCAAACTTTCCCAATTCTCCTTACCCTCCAAACATCTATACTGAATGGCAGCTCCGTGCTGACCCTGCTCACAGAATCAGGCTGGAGTTTACTGCTCTGAACCTGGAGAAAGAGTGCCAAAACGACTTCATCAGATTATATGATTCTCTGGTTCCCACTGAGAAGCAGGTCATGGTTGA GAAATGTGGATACTACAACCCCACTGAGCAGCCGATGTATCTCTCTTCTGGAAATGTTATGTTAGTGACACTTGTCACAAATGGAGAGAAGAATTTCCCTGGATTTAGAGCAATATACTCTCAGGTCCCGATAGAAATCCAAG GGTGTGGTGGGAAACTGACAGGAATGAATGGCACATTCTCATCTCCTGGCTTTCCTTCCTACTATCCTCCTAAGATCCAGTGTGTTTGGGACATTGAG gttcctgcaGGAAAGCATGTCAGAGTGAAGTTCAACAAGTTTTCTATGCGTGAGCCAGGAGAGACCCCAAACCACTGCCCTAAAGACTACCTGGAGATTAACAACCACAG GATGTGTGGAGAAAAACCTGCAAACACAGTGCGCTCTAGCAGGACCAACCAGATGACAGTCAAATTCTTCTCTGACATGTCCTATGTGGACATGGGCTTCTCTGCAGAGTTTGAAGCATTTCAGCCCAATAATC CTTGTCCTGAGCAATTCCAGTGTGATAATGATGTATGTGTTGACCCCAAACTGAAGTGTGATGGCTACGATGACTGTGGAGACATGAGCGATGAGAGGGATTGTG TGTGTAGTGAGGAGATTCATGTCAAATGCAAGAACGGCTTCTGCAAGCCCAAATACTGGTGGTGTGATGGGGTGAATGACTGTGGTGACAACACAGACGAAGAGAACTGTG GACCTCTCTGTAAAACCTGGGAAGTTCCGTGTCGGAATGGCCGATGTGTCCCCGAACACAAGAAGTGTGATGGCCATAATGACTGTGGGGATGGCACAGATGAATCTGAGTGCCCAAGAT CTATAGTTCTCAGCTGCTCTGAGTACACctacaaatgtaaaaataacaaTTGCATTAGCAAGCAGAACCCTCAGTGTGATGGGGAACAAGACTGTGAAGATGGTTCAGATGAAGAAGACTGTG ACTGTGGTACAAGACCCTACAAAAGTTCCCGGATTGTGGGCGGCGAAGAGTCCAGTGAAGGCGAGTGGCCCTGGCAGGTCAGCCTTCACATGAGAGGGGAGGGTCATGTGTGTGGAGCCTCTGTGATCAGCAGCCTCTGGCTGATCACTGCTGCGCACTGTGTGCAAGACACTGAAAAGTTTAA GTATTCTCAATCGGACCAGTGGGAGGTCTACCTGGGCCTGCACACTCAGCATCATGCTAGTGAGGGGTCAGTACAGAAGAACCTGAAGCGGATCATTTCTCATCCTGAGTATGATCCCAAGACCTATGATAATGACATTGCTCTGATGGAGCTGGATAGCCCTGTCACTCTCAGCCAAAATATCTGGCCTATCTGCCTTCCTGCAGCCACACATGAGTTCCCTGCAGGTCTGGATGTGTGGATCACAGGCTGGGGCCAAACCAGAGAGGAGGGAA GTTTAGCAACAGTGCTGCAAAAAGCAGAGGTCCGCATCATCAATGACACAGTCTGCAATCAGCTGATGAACAACGAGGTCACTCCACGCATGATCTGTGCCGGAGTTCTGACTGGGGGAGTGGACGCCTGTCAG GGCGACTCAGGTGGGCCGATGTCCTCCGTAGACCCAGACAGTGGGCGCTTGTTCCTGGCTGGAGTGGTCAGCTGGGGGGACGGCTGTGGCCGAAAGAACAAGCCTGGTGTTTACACCCGGGTCACTAAATATCGCAACTGGATCCGAGAAGAGTCTGGGGTATAG
- the LOC140539762 gene encoding odorant receptor 131-2-like, translating into MAGTNSTNDKQLFTYEQVYKVDFDAATGTKIAVVVLMSLFFVYINCIMLFALRSKPAFHEAPRYILFGHMLFNDSVLLLVTTVMYAMSLALLHVAKAICLLLVLISSCTFQNAPLTLALMSLERYVAICFPLRHSTLATQRSTFIAIGVIWFLSSLNFVTDIIYEFIIDPNHLVKITFCTREKLFVTKWQADKAQGFDILYFVSVTLIIIFTYISIMITARSVSSNKDSAKKAHRTVLLHLIQLGLCLTSFLYSTIERMLYMMTGSSSSLFIHLRYLNFLIVLILPRCLSPLIYGLRDDAVRPLFKYYFCFAARRVKPATINVL; encoded by the coding sequence ATGGCGGGGACCAACAGCACAAATGACAAGCAGTTGTTCACATATGAGCAGGTCTACAAGGTGGACTTTGATGCTGCCACTGGGACCAAGATTGCAGTGGTGGTGCTCATGTCTCTGTTCTTTGTCTACATAAACTGCATCATGCTTTTCGCTCTAAGAAGCAAGCCTGCTTTCCATGAGGCACCTCGGTACATTCTCTTCGGCCACATGCTATTCAATGACTCTGTCTTGCTGTTGGTCACAACTGTTATGTATGCCATGTCCCTTGCTCTTCTCCATGTAGCCAAAGCCATCTGCTTACTGTTAGTCCTAATCTCCAGCTGCACTTTCCAGAATGCTCCTCTGACCCTGGCCCTGATGTCTCTGGAGCGCTATGTGGCAATCTGCTTCCCTCTGAGGCACTCCACCCTTGCCACCCAGAGAAGCACCTTCATTGCCATTGGAGTCATCTGGTTTCTCAGCTCCCTGAACTTTGTAACAGACATCATATATGAATTCATCATTGATCCAAACCATCTGGTTAAGATTACGTTTTGCACACGAGAGAAACTTTTTGTGACCAAGTGGCAGGCTGATAAGGCTCAAGGCTttgatattttgtattttgtttcagtcacgctgatcatcatcttcaccTACATCAGCATTATGATCACAGCCAGGTCTGTGTCCTCCAATAAAGACTCTGCTAAGAAAGCCCACAGGACTGTGCTGCTGCACCTCATTCAGCTAGGCCTGTGCCTCACCTCCTTTCTTTACAGCACCATAGAGAGAATGCTTTATATGATGACTGGTAGCAGTAGCTCTCTTTTTATCCACCTGCGATATCTTAACTTTCTCATTGTCTTGATTCTGCCTCGCTGTCTAAGTCCTCTCATCTATGGGCTAAGAGACGATGCTGTACGGCCCTTATTCAAATATTATTTCTGCTTTGCAGCTAGAAGAGTAAAACCTGCAACCATCAATGTGCTTTGA
- the LOC140539765 gene encoding odorant receptor 131-2-like, with translation MAGTNSTNDKQLFTYEQAYKVDFDAATGTKIAVVVLMSLFFVYINCIMLFALRSKPAFHETPRYILFGHMLFNDSVLLLVTTVMYAMSLALLHVAKAICLLLVLISSCTSQNAPLTLALMSLERYVAICLPLRHSTLATQRSTFIAIGVIWFLSSLNFVTDIIYEFIIDPNHLVKVTFCTREKLFVTKWQADKAQGFDILYFVSVTLIIIFTYISIMITARSVSSNKDSAKKAHRTVLLHLIQLGLCLTSFLFSTIERMLYMMTGSSNSLFIHLRYLNFLIVMILPRCLSPLIYGLRDDAVRPLFKYYFCFTARRVKPATINVL, from the coding sequence ATGGCGGGGACCAACAGCACAAATGACAAGCAGTTGTTCACATATGAGCAAGCCTACAAGGTGGACTTTGATGCTGCCACTGGGACCAAGATTGCAGTGGTGGTGCTCATGTCTCTGTTCTTTGTCTACATAAACTGCATCATGCTTTTCGCTCTAAGAAGCAAGCCTGCTTTCCATGAGACACCTCGGTACATTCTCTTCGGCCACATGCTATTCAATGACTCTGTCCTGCTGTTAGTCACAACTGTTATGTATGCCATGTCCCTTGCTCTTCTCCATGTAGCCAAAGCCATCTGCTTACTGTTAGTCCTAATCTCCAGCTGCACTTCCCAGAATGCTCCTCTGACCCTGGCCCTGATGTCTCTGGAGCGCTATGTGGCAATCTGCCTCCCTCTGAGGCACTCCACCCTTGCCACCCAGAGAAGCACCTTCATTGCCATTGGAGTCATCTGGTTTCTCAGCTCCCTGAACTTTGTAACAGACATCATATATGAATTCATCATTGATCCAAACCATCTGGTTAAGGTTACGTTTTGCACACGAGAGAAACTTTTTGTGACCAAGTGGCAGGCTGATAAGGCTCAAGGCTttgatattttgtattttgtttcagtcacgctgatcatcatcttcaccTACATCAGCATTATGATCACAGCCAGGTCTGTGTCCTCCAATAAAGACTCTGCTAAGAAAGCCCACAGAACTGTGCTGCTGCACCTCATTCAGCTGGGCCTGTGCCTCACCTCCTTTCTTTTTAGCACCATAGAGAGAATGCTTTATATGATGACTGGTAGCAGTAACTCTCTCTTCATCCACCTGCGATATCTTAACTTTCTCATTGTCATGATTCTGCCTCGCTGTCTGAGTCCTCTCATCTATGGGCTAAGAGACGATGCTGTACGGCCCTTATTCAAATATTATTTCTGCTTTACAGCTAGAAGAGTAAAACCTGCAACCATCAATGTGCTTTGA